Proteins encoded by one window of Musa acuminata AAA Group cultivar baxijiao chromosome BXJ2-9, Cavendish_Baxijiao_AAA, whole genome shotgun sequence:
- the LOC103997462 gene encoding protein NRT1/ PTR FAMILY 4.3, giving the protein MDIQTGHTSKGDSMHAGVFVDWKGKPCKPNKHGGMRAAVFVLAIQAFEIMAIAAVGNNLITYVFNDMHFPLSKSANIVTDFIGTVFLLSLFGGFLSDSYLGSFWTMLVFGFVELSGFILLSVQAHLPQLRPPPCNMISKEEQCMEAKGFKATIFFLALYLVALGSGCLKPNMISHGADQFRKEDPCHSKKLSTYFNTAYFSFCVGELIALTVLVWVQTRSGMDVGFGVSAGAMAMGLAILISGAFFYRNKPPQGSIFTPIARVFVAAFTKRKQVCPSNSSDVEPSSSYVGNLPRTNKLRFLDKACIEARDGSGMKESSWRLCTAAEVEQVKIIISVIPIFACTIIFNTILAQLQTFSVQQGSAMNTRLATSFHVPPASLQAIPYIMLIVLVPVYETCFVPLARKLTGTSSGITPLQRIGVGLFAVTFSMVAAAVIERKRRETYVDSGELLSIFWIAPQFLIFGVSEMFTAVGLIEFFYKQSLAGMQSFLTAMTYCSYSFGFYLSSLLVSLVNKITSSSSRDGWLSDNDLNKDRLDLFYWLMAALSLLNFLSYLLCSRWYCSNQSPSADLPPGPHGEDINHLNFTSSKHVAADQDIL; this is encoded by the exons ATGGACATTCAGACAGGTCATACTTCCAAGGGGGATTCCATGCATGCTGGAGTCTTTGTTGATTGGAAAGGAAAACCATGCAAGCCCAACAAGCATGGTGGCATGAGAGCTGCTGTCTTTGTGCTag CCATTCAAGCATTTGAGATCATGGCAATTGCTGCAGTTGGGAACAACCTCATCACATATGTCTTCAATGATATGCATTTTCCTTTGTCCAAATCAGCCAACATAGTGACCGACTTCATAGGCACTGTCTTCCTGCTGTCTCTGTTTGGTGGATTCCTCTCGGATTCTTATCTGGGGAGCTTCTGGACCATGCTGGTTTTTGGATTTGTGGAACTATCA GGATTCATACTTCTATCAGTCCAAGCACATCTGCCACAGCTGAGGCCACCACCATGCAACATGATATCCAAGGAAGAGCAGTGCATGGAGGCCAAAGGCTTCAAGGCCACCATCTTCTTTCTTGCTCTCTACTTGGTGGCCTTGGGAAGTGGTTGCCTGAAGCCTAACATGATCTCCCATGGAGCTGACCAGTTCAGGAAAGAAGACCCATGTCACTCCAAGAAGCTCTCCACTTACTTCAACACAGCCTACTTCAGCTTCTGTGTAGGGGAGCTCATTGCTCTCACTGTCCTTGTTTGGGTGCAGACAAGGTCAGGGATGGATGTGGGCTTTGGTGTATCAGCAGGTGCCATGGCAATGGGGCTTGCCATCTTAATCTCTGGTGCCTTTTTCTACAGGAATAAGCCCCCCCAAGGCAGCATCTTTACTCCAATTGCCAGG GTCTTCGTAGCTGCATTCACCAAGAGAAAGCAAGTCTGCCCATCTAATTCTAGTGATGTTGAACCCTCTTCTTCATATGTGGGCAACCTTCCACGTACCAACAAGTTGAG GTTCTTGGACAAAGCCTGCATCGAAGCTCGGGATGGCAGTGGGATGAAGGAGAGCTCATGGAGACTCTGCACTGCTGCCGAAGTCGAGCAGGTCAAGATCATCATCTCGGTGATCCCCATCTTTGCATGCACCATCATCTTCAACACCATCCTGGCGCAGCTGCAGACCTTCTCCGTGCAACAGGGGAGCGCCATGAACACCCGCCTCGCCACCTCGTTCCACGTCCCCCCTGCGTCGCTCCAAGCCATCCCCTACATCATGCTCATCGTCCTCGTGCCGGTCTACGAGACATGCTTCGTCCCCCTCGCCCGGAAGCTCACCGGGACGAGCTCCGGGATCACCCCCCTGCAGCGCATCGGCGTCGGCCTCTTCGCGGTCACCTTCTCGATGGTCGCCGCCGCCGTGAtcgagaggaagagaagggagaCGTACGTCGACTCCGGCGAGCTGCTCTCCATCTTCTGGATCGCCCCGCAGTTCCTCATCTTCGGGGTCTCTGAGATGTTCACGGCCGTCGGCCTCATCGAGTTCTTCTACAAGCAGTCATTGGCGGGCATGCAGTCCTTCTTGACAGCCATGACCTACTGCTCCTACTCCTTTGGGTTCTACTTGAGCTCCCTTCTCGTCTCTCTCGTGAACAAGATCACATCGAGCTCATCCAGGGATGGCTGGCTCAGCGACAATGACCTCAACAAGGACAGGCTCGACCTCTTCTACTGGCTGATGGCTGCCCTCAGCCTCCTAAACTTCCTCAGCTACCTCCTCTGTTCAAGATGGTACTGTAGCAACCAATCTCCATCAGCTGATCTACCACCAGGTCCCCATGGAGAAGACATTAACCACCTCAACTTCACTTCCTCCAAGCATGTTGCAGCCGATCAGGACATTCTGTAA